The following proteins come from a genomic window of Pichia kudriavzevii chromosome 1, complete sequence:
- a CDS encoding uncharacterized protein (PKUD0A03600; similar to Saccharomyces cerevisiae YLR032W (RAD5); ancestral locus Anc_2.411): MGNHNTNSRFFDHTLKTTLPKKEKTADVLEIEHDRFMKFKDELTALFPEMTETTAYSLYNKFANRDDSLESASNAYLDNSNNYSNCGFETLNKRDFKSGKGDDMKIAKSTTPIPQKKRSRVNGIDIFVQNHENSSKKQKHVEEYVNKKEPLEWKKYIGTLNVQCWCTRSIFNLGSIYRENRLIFTKSPSNDVIYVSQQAEGSPYKRELGRVVEDISEIIGPLLMENAMEFESKLFYVDTTRLSTGDSFIIRTRCFLRGSIFENETSLGEHDDFVIEQLKVMKDSNGKINAGTRLKSAILKLFKLIELKTDKELEREHLTLIKAGSTHDILSDQNMEKEPIYAGDISTENSDGTELSLNQVKDLYKSTELSVLQEILPESIPDNFNIELRTYQKQGLSWMLQREKEYDNVGLNNVNLENKEKEFIIAKLMALEKSLNPLWKEYTWPPAPENIPQSYEPDNIGDKFYLNMYKGTCSTVKPVINSDCKGGILADEMGLGKTITTLALIFSCPKDRLYESLPNDHMAKVNDYAYQTTLIVVPMALLTQWEKEFTKVNGDAKKNFCYIYYGSGTLGNLKSILCGKNPPRIILTTYGMIQSEWAKSNRVDSRSGLFSVKFFRVILDEGHNIRNKSTKTAKAVNSIRSERNWILTGTPIINRLDDLFSLIQFLRLRPWCYHSLWRHCISVPFETGKDIDVATDLLKSILDPILLRRTKNQRDKDGNFLVTLPSKEVIIEKIKMTKKEQLIYDWLKEKAVSSFKESYRAGLIFKNYTTILTQLLRLRQVCCHVDLIKNTSDTSKEAIVDDDVDVRKNTQSKLINQTNEEVLSLIRTIEMNEKQQRLPLDTINKLKSEIYELYPRLEENECSICTEALDIDTCVVTECKHCFCLGCLMEHFEFQLTHKSGTLEEADENDILANQEQLMKAQEVFCPMCRTQINQNRLLKTLRTSETNTDSLRNLNNDGFLTTQGPVEKRDYFIRPYTPNGQSSKINALLTHLEMIKCQSPGDHVIVFSQFTSFLDLIEEELHKYKNEYKVHKFDGRLNLEQRHRVLNDFEEPVKSGETKVSILLLSLKAGGVGLNLTVASKAFLMDPHWNNAIEFQAIDRIHRVGQCKDVKVVRFITEGSIEERMLQIQEKKNQLGEALTITDEERRKRKLEELQSLFNE, encoded by the coding sequence ATGGGTAATCATAACACTAACAGTAGGTTTTTTGACCACACTTTGAAAACGACTTTACcgaagaaagagaaaacgGCTGATGTTTTAGAAATAGAGCATGATAGGTTTATGAAATTTAAAGATGAGTTAACTGCACTATTCCCAGAAATGACAGAAACAACTGCGTATTCACTCTATAATAAATTCGCAAACCGGGATGATTCTTTGGAGAGTGCTAGTAATGCATATCTGGATAATTCTAACAACTATAGCAATTGTGGGTTCGAGACTTTGAACAAACGAGATTTCAAATCTGGTAAGGGCGATGATATGaaaattgcaaaatcaacaacccCTATCCCACAGAAAAAGAGGTCAAGAGTGAATGGGATAGATATATTCGTACAGAATCATGAAAATTCCAGTAAGAAGCAAAAAcatgttgaagaatacGTCAATAAGAAAGAGCCACTGGAATGGAAAAAGTATATTGGAACCCTTAATGTCCAATGCTGGTGTACACGATCTATATTCAATTTGGGGTCTATATACAGAGAAAATAGGTTAATTTTCACTAAATCACCAAGTAATGATGTGATTTATGTTAGTCAACAAGCAGAAGGGAGTCCTTATAAGAGAGAACTTGGCagagttgttgaagatatttCAGAAATTATCGGACCGTTGCTTATGGAAAATGCTATGGAGTTCGAAAGTAAATTGTTCTATGTGGATACTACAAGACTGAGTACTGGAGACTCATTTATCATAAGAACAAGATGTTTTCTAAGAGgttcaatatttgaaaatgagacGTCACTGGGTGAGCACGATGATTTCGTAATAGAACAATTAAAGGTCATGAAGGATTCAAACGGTAAGATAAATGCAGGTACCAGACTTAAAAGTGCAATTCTTAAGCTATTTAAACTCATTGAACTGAAAACAGATAAAGAGTTGGAAAGAGAACACCTCACTCTTATAAAAGCTGGAAGTACACATGATATTTTGAGTGATCAGAATATGGAAAAGGAACCCATATATGCCGGAGATATCAGTACTGAAAATTCTGATGGGACCGAACTCAGTCTAAATCAAGTCAAAGATTTATATAAAAGCACAGAATTGAGTGTTCTTCAAGAAATCCTTCCTGAGAGTATTCCagacaatttcaacattgaaTTGAGGACGTATCAGAAGCAAGGACTAAGTTGGATGTTACAACGTGAAAAAGAGTATGATAATGTTGGTCTCAACAATGTGAACCTtgaaaacaaggaaaaagagTTTATTATTGCTAAATTGATGGCACTTGAAAAATCGTTGAACCCACTATGGAAAGAATATACGTGGCCACCAGCGCCTGAAAACATACCTCAGTCTTATGAGCCTGACAATATTGGAGACAAATTTTATCTTAACATGTACAAAGGTACGTGCTCTACTGTAAAACCTGTTATTAATTCTGACTGCAAAGGTGGAATCCTTGCTGATGAGATGGGTCTTGGCAAAACCATTACTACTTTGGCGCTAATTTTCTCTTGCCCAAAGGATAGGCTGTATGAATCATTACCGAACGATCATATGGCAAAAGTGAATGATTATGCTTATCAAACCACGTTGATTGTTGTTCCAATGGCTTTGTTGACTCAGTGGGAAAAGGAGTTTACTAAAGTCAATGGagatgcaaaaaaaaacttctGTTACATTTATTATGGCTCTGGTACTCTTGGAAATCTAAAGTCAATTTTGTGTGGAAAGAATCCTCCTCGTATTATTTTGACGACATATGGTATGATCCAATCTGAATGGGCCAAATCTAACAGGGTAGATTCAAGAAGTGGGCTTTTCTCAGTCAAGTTCTTCAGAGTCATATTAGATGAAGGGCACAATATAAGGAATAAATCCACCAAAACTGCTAAAGCAGTTAATTCAATCAGATCCgaaagaaattggatttTAACTGGTACTCCTATAATTAACCGTTTAGATGATTTGTTCTCATTGATTCAATTCTTGCGCTTAAGGCCATGGTGTTACCATTCATTGTGGAGGCACTGTATATCTGTTCCCTTTGAAACAGGTAAAGACATCGATGTGGCAAcagatttgttgaaatcaatccTTGATCCTATTCTATTGAGAAGAACCAAAAATCAGAGGGACAAAGATGGTAACTTTTTAGTGACGCTCCCATCTAAAGAAGTtataatagaaaaaataaaaatgacGAAGAAGGAGCAACTTATTTACGATTGGCTTAAAGAGAAGGCAGTTTCTTCCTTCAAAGAAAGTTATAGGGCGggtttgattttcaaaaactatACAACCATTTTGACCCAACTACTTAGACTCAGGCAGGTTTGTTGCcatgttgatttgattaAGAACACCTCAGACACTTCAAAAGAAGcgattgttgatgatgatgttgatgttagaaaaaatacacAGTCCAAGCTGATTAATCAGACAAACGAAGAGGTATTGTCTCTTATTCGTACTATTGAAATGAATGAAAAGCAGCAGAGATTACCACTTGACACAATTAATAAACTTAAATCAGAAATATACGAATTGTATCCTAGATTAGAAGAGAACGAGTGCTCAATCTGTACTGAAGCACTAGATATTGATACATGTGTTGTGACTGAATGTAAGCACTGCTTTTGTCTAGGATGTTTGATGgaacattttgaatttcaacTTACACATAAATCTGGCACTTTAGAAGAAGCAGACGAAAATGACATTTTGGCAAACCAAGAACAACTTATGAAAGCTCAAGAGGTTTTTTGTCCTATGTGTAGAACccaaatcaatcaaaatcgACTTTTAAAAACACTAAGGACAAGTGAAACAAACACTGATAGCCTGCGTAACCTAAACAACGATGGTTTTTTGACGACCCAGGGCCCGGTTGAAAAGAGGGATTATTTTATTAGGCCTTATACCCCCAATGGACaatcatcaaaaataaatgcTCTTTTAACTCATCTAGAAATGATTAAATGTCAATCACCTGGGGACCATGTTATAGTTTTCTCGCAGTTTACAAGTTTCTTAGATTTGatagaagaagaacttcacaaatataaaaatgaGTATAAGGTCCATAAATTTGATGGTAGATTAAACCTTGAACAACGACACCGCGTACTAAATGATTTCGAGGAGCCAGTGAAATCTGGTGAGACCAAAGTGTCCATACTGCTGTTAAGCTTGAAAGCTGGCGGGGTCGGGCTTAACTTAACAGTTGCCTCCAAAGCCTTTTTGATGGACCCACATTGGAATAATGCCATCGAATTCCAAGCAATCGATAGAATACATCGTGTCGGTCAATGTAAGGATGTTAAGGTCGTCAGATTCATCACAGAAGGAAGCATAGAGGAGAGGATGTTACaaatacaagaaaaaaaaaaccaactAGGTGAAGCTTTGACGATTACTGACgaagaaagaaggaagagAAAACTGGAAGAATTACAAAGCCTTTTTAATGAGTAA
- a CDS encoding uncharacterized protein (PKUD0A03610; similar to Saccharomyces cerevisiae YMR127C (SAS2); ancestral locus Anc_2.410) yields the protein MSKNSSIDLQAPQNSLRRSGRNKISGPNDHPPDQAEVKSEDNGDEYGFLNYRNVRRMRLGKYEFDTWYGNSALFKVPFYDRNINSFRTSLSFKDESIASANVSPPKAKSLASKKLPPKEYVINPKKKDIWLDLLYVCPYCFKFTDIRVEWEQHINCCGFRRKLPGKVMYSDGEVVIRKIKGFYNKLFCQNMCLMAKFFLDNKSVFYYLDYFDFYVAYQMLDRIEVPMGFYSRELLSWDLNNLSCICVLPCYQHRHLGTKLIDFSYQLSRYEQQISGPEHPLSPLGKLTYLKYWCSSIAKVFVYGSLSNKKFVTLQMISEITGFRIEDILMTLSCMKVLYQSGTKTKNMDYYQDSFKYSDHYIFVEDEKNYKVMIDKKKMKRWVVDNMIENVDLLNKNCFVFY from the coding sequence ATGAGCAAAAATAGCTCAATTGATTTACAGGCACCTCAAAACTCTCTAAGGCGATCAGGGCGAAATAAAATAAGTGGGCCAAATGATCATCCCCCAGATCAAGCAGAAGTTAAGAGTGAAGACAATGGAGATGAATATGGGTTTTTAAATTACAGGAATGTTCGGAGAATGAGGCTGGGGAAGTATGAATTTGACACATGGTATGGGAATTCTGCCTTGTTCAAAGTGCCATTTTATGATCGAAATATTAATAGTTTCCGTACCAGTCTATCGTTCAAAGATGAAAGCATAGCTTCTGCTAACGTCTCACCGCCCAAAGCAAAGAGCTTAGCTTCTAAGAAGCTGCCACCTAAGGAATATGTAATAAAtcccaaaaaaaaggatatATGGCTAGATCTTTTGTATGTATGCCCATattgtttcaaattcaCAGACATCCGAGTAGAGTGGGAACAACACATAAATTGCTGTGGTTTTAGACGTAAACTACCCGGAAAAGTTATGTACAGCGATGGAGAGGTAGTCATACGGAAAATCAAGGGCTTCTATAATAAGCTATTCTGTCAGAATATGTGCTTGATGGCTAAATTTTTTCTGGATAACAAATCAGTGTTCTACTATTTGgattattttgatttctatGTTGCCTATCAAATGCTTGATCGGATCGAAGTACCCATGGGATTTTACTCCCGGGAATTATTATCTTGGGACTTGAATAATTTATCTTGTATATGTGTTCTTCCATGTTACCAGCACCGACATTTAGGCACAAAGTTGATTGATTTCTCTTACCAGTTGTCACGATATGAACAACAAATTAGTGGGCCAGAACATCCACTCTCACCATTGGGAAAACTAACCTACCTAAAGTATTGGTGCAGCAGCATAGCTAAAGTGTTTGTGTACGGGAGTCTATCCAACAAAAAGTTTGTCACTTTACAAATGATCAGTGAAATAACGGGGTTTAGGATTGAGGACATCCTAATGACATTGTCGTGCATGAAAGTGCTTTATCAGAGTGGTAcaaaaactaaaaataTGGATTACTATCAAGACAGCTTCAAGTATAGTGATCATTACATTTTcgttgaagatgaaaaaaactaCAAAGTCATGattgacaaaaaaaagatgaaaaggtGGGTCGTAGATAACATGATTGAAAATGTGGATCTTCTAAACAAAAACTGTTTTGTATTTTACTAA
- a CDS encoding uncharacterized protein (PKUD0A03620; similar to Saccharomyces cerevisiae YMR128W (ECM16); ancestral locus Anc_2.409) — MAKKVHYGKAGGQFVDEVEPNGTPEGVIEDVIDNSMASIENEKSKRKRKLKEKLIEEHKEKITRKKKKRLDKYIEHQMKREEKEILLKKLEETKIDTSILKSAKLIGSGDRKTKKEKIIEAMELERLGKSTDETKELLYEQREVKNWSDLLQEDQNIEGEPANEEFKSTSTTSSGFIDFRPAQPFSGMGTGFGFSNIEKVVKKKKKKNYSWRNKIEEETSKRKTEEDEMDFESDSSDEELEAQSGAESEDIDVNEEPSKDGKIENVTDEKSDTDSDSDGVEEENNSSVDGDDNDDDDGEDEESEDDGEDEESKDDGEDEESEDDVEVEVNIKKEHTKKALDFKEWAEEQVRKLEGREAFSAPQGPQMNYKAIVREEDLDDGLKEDFVPINENLKRKIVTVNVVRDASIQEARSKLPVYAEESRIMEAIHHNDCVIICGETGSGKTTQVPQFLFESGYGVSDSDTPGMVGITQPRRVAAVSMAKRVSTELGNYSDRVGYQIRFDAKVKEDTSLKFMTDGVLLREMMTDFLLMKYSALVIDEAHERNINTDILIGMLSRVLKLRREYHEKQPSKYYPLKLIIMSATLRVSDFSENKVLFDTSPPILQVDARQYPVSVHFNRRTSYNYTEEAFRKTCKIHRKLPKGAILVFMTGKAEIVSLVKKLEKEFPFKNNKSKELPLSEKDELIDVKVDVNNADIEAEEIDFDVNEMDIKEDYNEADDEDDSEEEEGFEEELEEDQTADDPLYVLPLYSLLPTSEQMKIFEDPPKGSRLCVVATNVAETSLTIPNVRYVVDCGRAKERKYDEESGVQSFEIGWISKASADQRAGRAGRTGPGHCYRLYSSAIYESEFPQFSKPEILRMPVEGVVLNMKSMGIQTVSNFPFPTAPNRQTLKTAEKLLQYLGALDKEKSQITAMGKRMSLFPLSPRFSKILLIANQEGCLPYVIALVSGMSVGDPFLTEYDIGIQINETEEKNYINESSAETRDDYQESEQQMSQKDIEKRRKLRHKFNKSNEMFSKLDRFSDSLKLLSAICASDHIPRKKRSQFYQDHFLREKQMTEIEKLRKQLTYIVKLHTSKESIAVSNKVSDEELRLPKPNKKQVQAIKQMLAAGFIDQIAFRLDLIDKDVKLGNNTKIMNVPYLSPAFIQNSRQDESHIFIHPNSIILKSGKAPEYLVYSHLQRSSGKSDKVRLHPLNDITPTALANVGKGTGLITYSKPLGLPITTLDDKGVETRECHVVPRYGAVLLSTGGVDLAPQKVTQKKIAGAWEVV, encoded by the coding sequence ATGGCAAAAAAGGTTCATTATGGGAAAGCTGGTGGGCAGTTTGTAGATGAGGTTGAACCAAATGGTACCCCAGAAGGAGtcattgaagatgttaTAGATAACTCCATGGCAagcattgaaaatgaaaagagcaagaggaaaagaaagctTAAGGAGAAGTTGATTGAGGAACacaaggaaaaaataaccagaaagaagaaaaaaagactTGATAAATATATCGAACATCAAAtgaagagagaagaaaaggaaattcttttgaaaaaacttgaagaaaccAAGATCGATACCAGCATCTTAAAATCAGCCAAACTTATAGGTTCTGGTGATCggaaaaccaaaaaagagaaaataataGAGGCTATGGAGCTGGAAAGACTTGGTAAGTCTACAGATGAGACAAAGGAGTTGTTATATGAGCAGAGAgaagtgaaaaattggtCAGATCTGTTACAAGAAgatcaaaatattgaaggtGAACCGGCCAATGAGGAATTCAAAAGCACGTCAACGACAAGTTCAGGTTTTATAGATTTTAGACCTGCACAGCCATTCTCAGGAATGGGCACTGGATTTGGTTTTAgcaatattgaaaaagtagtgaaaaagaaaaagaagaaaaactaCTCCTGGAGAAATAAAATCGAAGAAGAAACTAGCAAGAGAAAAACTGAAGAGGACGAAATGGACTTTGAAAGTGACAGCTCAGATGAAGAACTAGAAGCCCAAAGTGGAGCTGAAAGTGAAGATATAGATGTCAATGAAGAGCCTTCAAAGGATGGCAAGATCGAAAATGTTACGGATGAAAAAAGTGACACTGATAGTGACAGCGATGGggtagaagaagaaaataatagtAGTGTTGACGGagatgataatgatgacgatgatggtgaagatgaggagagtgaagatgatggtgaagatgaGGAGAGTAAagatgatggtgaagatgaggagagtgaagatgatgttgaagtgGAGGTTAACATCAAAAAAGAACATACAAAAAAAGCTCTTGATTTCAAGGAGTGGGCAGAAGAACAGGTCCGTAAACTTGAGGGAAGAGAGGCTTTTTCTGCTCCGCAAGGTCCACAGATGAATTACAAGGCTATTGTTCGTGAGGAAGATCTCGATGATGGTTTGAAGGAAGATTTCGTCCCAATTAATGAAAACCTTAAGAGAAAGATTGTCACTGTCAATGTTGTCAGAGATGCAAGTATCCAGGAAGCTAGATCAAAACTACCTGTTTATGCAGAAGAAAGTAGAATTATGGAAGCAATCCATCACAATGACTGTGTTATTATATGTGGTGAAACCGGTTCTGGTAAAACCACCCAAGTTCCTcagtttttgtttgaatctGGTTATGGTGTTTCTGATTCTGATACTCCCGGTATGGTTGGTATCACCCAACCTAGAAGGGTTGCTGCTGTTTCTATGGCTAAAAGAGTGTCTACTGAGTTAGGAAACTATTCTGATAGGGTTGGTTATCAAATCAGGTTCGACGCTAAGGTGAAAGAAGATACTTCTCTGAAATTCATGACCGATGGTGTTTTATTGAGAGAAATGATGACAGATTTcctattgatgaaatattCAGCTTTGGTCATTGATGAGGCTCACGAAAGAAATATAAATACCGATATCCTTATTGGTATGTTAAGTAGGGTCTTAAAATTAAGAAGGGAGTATCACGAAAAGCAACCTTCAAAATACTATCCATTAAAATTAATTATAATGTCGGCAACATTACGAGTAAGTGATTTCAGTGAAAACAAGGTTTTATTTGATACCTCCCCTCCCATCCTCCAAGTCGATGCAAGACAGTATCCTGTTTCAGTTCACTTCAACAGACGCACGAGTTACAATTATACTGAAGAGGCGTTCAGAAAAACTTGTAAAATCCACAGAAAACTGCCTAAGGGCGCAATATTGGTCTTTATGACAGGTAAGGCAGAAATCGTATCTTTAGTGAAAAAACTAGAGAAGGAATTTCCCTTTAAGAATAACAAGTCAAAAGAATTGCCTCTATCAGAGAAAGATGAGTTAATCGATGTTAAGGTTGACGTTAATAATGCAGATATTGAAGcggaagaaattgattttgatgtcAACGAAATGGATATAAAGGAAGATTACAATGAGgctgatgatgaagatgattctgaagaagaagaagggtTCGAGGAGGAACTTGAAGAGGACCAAACTGCAGATGATCCATTGTACGTTTTACCGCTATATTCCTTACTTCCAACAAGtgaacaaatgaaaatctttgaagatCCACCAAAGGGGTCAAGATTATGTGTTGTGGCAACAAATGTGGCGGAAACATCTTTGACTATTCCTAATGTGAGGTATGTGGTGGATTGTGGTAGGGCAAAGGAAAGAAAGTacgatgaagaaagtgGTGTGCAATCCTTTGAAATTGGCTGGATATCGAAAGCTAGTGCAGACCAAAGAGCGGGTAGAGCGGGTAGAACTGGACCAGGACATTGTTACAGGTTATATTCTTCAGCTATTTATGAAAGTGAATTCCCACAGTTTTCCAAACCTGAGATATTAAGGATGCCCGTAGAAGGTGTTGTTCTCAATATGAAAAGTATGGGCATTCAAACAGTTTCGAATTTCCCATTCCCTACTGCACCTAATAGACAAACGCTGAAAACTGCAGAAAAGCTGTTACAATATCTCGGTGCCTTGGATAAGGAAAAATCACAGATCACCGCAATGGGAAAAAGGATGAGTTTATTCCCATTAAGTCCTAGGTTCTCCAAAATACTCCTAATCGCCAACCAGGAAGGGTGCTTGCCATATGTTATAGCTTTGGTTTCTGGAATGTCAGTTGGTGATCCATTCCTTACTGAATACGACATTGGTATCCAAATCAACGAgacagaagaaaagaattaTATTAATGAGAGTAGTGCTGAAACGAGAGATGATTATCAAGAATCAGAACAACAAATGAGCCAAAAGGATAtagagaaaagaaggaaattgAGACAtaagttcaacaaatccAATGAGATGTTTTCCAAACTAGATAGGTTCAGTGATAGTCTGAAGCTTCTATCTGCAATTTGTGCTAGTGATCATATTCCAAGGAAGAAAAGGTCacaattttatcaagatCATTTCCTCAGAGAAAAGCAGATGACagaaattgagaaactCAGGAAACAATTGACTTATATTGTCAAACTGCACACATCGAAGGAAAGTATTGCAGTTTCCAATAAAGTCTCTGACGAAGAATTGAGGTTGCCAAAGCCAAACAAGAAGCAAGTCCAAGCCATCAAACAAATGCTCGCTGCTGGTTTTATTGACCAAATTGCGTTTAGATTGGACCTTATTGACAAGGACGTCAAGCTGGGTAACAATACCAAGATCATGAATGTCCCCTACCTTTCCCCTGCTTTTATCCAGAATTCTAGACAAGACGAATCCCATATATTTATTCATCCTAATAGTATCATTTTGAAGAGTGGTAAAGCTCCTGAGTACCTCGTATATTCTCATCTACAAAGGAGTTCTGGTAAGTCTGACAAGGTCAGGTTACATCCACTCAACGATATTACACCAACTGCGCTTGCCAACGTCGGCAAGGGAACGGGGTTGATTACATACTCAAAGCCACTTGGTCTTCCTATTACCACGCTTGATGACAAGGGTGTCGAGACACGTGAGTGCCACGTTGTTCCTCGGTACGGTGCCGTTCTCTTGTCCACTGGAGGTGTTGATCTAGCACCACAGAAGGTCACCCAGAAAAAGATAGCTGGCGCGTGGGAAGTTGTTTGA
- a CDS encoding uncharacterized protein (PKUD0A03630; similar to Saccharomyces cerevisiae YLR033W (RSC58); ancestral locus Anc_2.408) yields MDGTLFATSLENLAFIYSQLDSVGVLTAEFPNGDMFFENDIQKLNYAFLRFLDSNPELDGSSKTTVQSKLDSGVYTSIYELFHDLKIASIVKILEHENNPSLYAKVDKFYRIATETLLREAIRLGVSLKQTKKGLGGDKAGDSTTNSSNVDTDAADVMENQEEKIQEKLSQLQPLDSTDGLVASLEKDFNIITSVFYNSTGKALSVFSSGNIPFFTSLNRYQSELDDREPIIDPSLGINITNVIPNISLSNVDNMSKFSDTNIKIPNIRQILENYMHPNWLRLISSQWLKHGSDITSLNFSFAPSYDETQSIISNDWKGLTWCQQVGFKNLVDIKEKYNELLKMQSESLEANEESVKNPGESSIPSSSSDKNEATDECKTTGEIKELEDGKVEEKDGAVLENFELKTNDASAGEINGAVELQNHPGEISLKEKIDLENVFQYDEMELIGDDETQIVQSGKVQSTISDLLCELSELRQQRLEKQKKHARYNKTLLAAGGKINKPAVEEVKLYNKIRRLITGLIEHKNITPVDLNIDIDKRIPVLQHTYQGTLPASFAVSNQKTSRPKRRR; encoded by the coding sequence ATGGACGGAACTTTGTTTGCAACATCATTGGAAAACTTGGCCTTTATATACTCTCAGTTGGACTCCGTAGGAGTGCTAACTGCTGAATTTCCAAATGGTGACATGTTTTTCGAAAACGACATCCAAAAACTAAACTACGCTTTTCTTCGGTTTCTGGACTCAAACCCAGAACTTGATGGATCTTCAAAGACCACCGTTCAGTCCAAGTTGGACTCAGGTGTCTATACTTCGATTTACGAGCTATTTcatgatttgaaaatcgCCTCAATCGTCAAAATTTTGGAACATGAAAACAACCCTTCATTGTATGCCAAGGTTGACAAATTCTATAGAATAGCTACCGAAACGCTCCTCAGGGAGGCAATCAGACTGGGTGTTTCTCTCAAACAGACAAAGAAAGGACTTGGTGGTGATAAAGCTGGCGATTCAACTACAAATAGTTCCAACGTAGATACTGACGCTGCTGATGTCATGGAAAACCAGGAGGagaaaatccaagaaaagCTATCTCAGTTGCAGCCTTTGGACTCAACGGATGGTTTGGTTGCCTCATTGGAGaaagatttcaatattataACGTCAGTATTTTACAACAGCACGGGAAAGGCATTATCTGTATTCTCCTCGGGGAACATACCATTCTTCACCTCTCTTAATAGATATCAGTCTGAACTAGATGATCGTGAGCCGATAATTGACCCCTCATTGGGAATAAATATCACTAACGTGATTCCCAATATTTCACTCTCAAATGTTGATAATATGTCAAAGTTCTCTGACACCAACATAAAAATACCAAACATTAGACAAATTTTGGAGAACTATATGCACCCAAATTGGTTGAGGCTAATTTCTTCACAGTGGCTTAAACACGGCTCCGATATTACCTCCCTTAACTTTAGCTTTGCTCCTAGTTACGACGAAACTCAATCTATTATTTCCAATGATTGGAAAGGTTTGACATGGTGTCAACAAGTTGGGTTTAAAAATCTTGTTGACATAAAGGAGAAATACAACGAATTACTTAAAATGCAGAGTGAAAGTTTGGAGGCCAATGAAGAAAGCGTTAAGAATCCCGGAGAAAGTTCTATTCCGTCATCCAGTAGTGATAAAAATGAAGCTACTGATGAATGTAAGACAACAGGCGAAATAaaagaacttgaagatgGCAAGGTCGAAGAGAAAGACGGTGCAGTGCTAGAAAACTTTGAACTAAAAACGAACGATGCCAGTGCTGGCGAAATAAATGGAGCAGTTGAACTGCAGAATCATCCAGGAGAGATTTCCttaaaagagaaaatagaCCTTGAAAACGTCTTCCAGTACGATGAGATGGAACTAATAGGCGATGATGAAACCCAGATTGTTCAATCTGGAAAAGTACAGTCTACTATTAGCGATCTCCTCTGCGAACTAAGCGAGCTTCGTCAGCAAAGgcttgaaaaacaaaagaaacatgCCCGCTACAACAAAACCCTTTTGGCAGCAGGAGgtaaaataaataaaccTGCTGTCGAAGAAGTCAAGTTATACAATAAAATAAGAAGGCTAATCACAGG